In Candidatus Sulfurimonas marisnigri, a single genomic region encodes these proteins:
- a CDS encoding ABC transporter ATP-binding protein, translating into MGIKSAVLEGFLNTIKSDKRSMYYILYYSLLESILALSLPLTSSFIINSLIAHASISVVVLGSIILFIFMSITFLKLMQEYIIEKFEQRVFVDKGFEVAQKAYALKEKNISTKYPIDKLMNYFFDITTIQKIFPVFILNGAGLIMQILVSLILLFIFSAFLFYGALAILVIYFTMLILLGNNGIDYAIKRSDMKHNAIYFLQKIPTTTDSKEKTLEKVDEIMGGYVNARKNHFKVVFKQLALSYIVQGVIISSFFIFGGYLVINGELPVGEFIAAEILIVSLIYALNGFIKQLDYIYDGIEGYYKIGKLSASLDIEEKNSEV; encoded by the coding sequence ATGGGAATTAAGAGTGCTGTTTTAGAAGGTTTTTTAAATACGATAAAGTCTGATAAAAGAAGTATGTATTATATACTTTATTATAGTTTATTGGAGAGTATATTAGCACTCTCCCTTCCATTGACATCGTCATTTATAATTAACAGTCTTATAGCACATGCCTCAATATCTGTAGTTGTTTTAGGTTCGATTATTTTATTTATTTTCATGTCTATAACTTTCTTGAAACTTATGCAAGAATATATAATAGAAAAGTTTGAGCAAAGGGTATTTGTTGATAAAGGCTTTGAGGTCGCTCAAAAAGCGTATGCTTTAAAAGAGAAAAATATTAGTACAAAATATCCTATAGACAAACTGATGAACTATTTTTTTGATATAACAACAATTCAAAAAATATTTCCTGTTTTTATCCTTAACGGAGCAGGGTTGATTATGCAAATTTTAGTAAGTTTAATACTACTTTTTATCTTTAGTGCCTTTTTGTTTTATGGCGCACTCGCGATTTTAGTTATTTACTTTACAATGCTTATTCTTCTAGGAAATAACGGGATTGATTACGCTATAAAACGTTCAGATATGAAGCATAATGCCATCTATTTTTTGCAAAAAATACCTACTACAACAGATTCAAAAGAAAAAACATTAGAAAAAGTTGATGAGATTATGGGTGGTTATGTAAATGCTAGAAAAAATCACTTTAAAGTTGTGTTCAAGCAATTGGCACTAAGTTACATTGTTCAGGGTGTAATCATAAGTAGCTTTTTCATTTTCGGAGGTTATTTGGTGATTAATGGAGAGTTGCCAGTTGGAGAATTTATTGCAGCAGAGATTCTTATTGTATCTTTGATTTATGCTTTGAATGGATTCATAAAACAGCTGGACTATATATATGATGGTATTGAAGGGTATTATAAAATAGGTAAATTATCTGCTTCTTTGGACATAGAGGAGAAAAATAGTGAAGTTTAA
- a CDS encoding molybdopterin-dependent oxidoreductase, producing the protein MSNITACPLDCYDACEVEYKNEKLSGLKDRHTHGFLCSHLNHYGKYETIVTPRYKGKEITINEALSKLKEIIGAYQKDEILHYRGSGSFALMQEVTDHFFASFGAILTDGSLCDGAGEAGIIEGRGSNKNMPLSEIAKSDVVIFWGRNPHVTSSHLLPLIKDKTIIVIDPIKTKIAKVADLHVQIKPHSDLYLAILLSRFLHIEGGCDTEFLEEFASEYEDYYELTQTIRIKATLDKIDVTLGQIGKILELVRKKKVAIVCGVGVQKYSDGADIMRAIDAFAVMLGLFGKDGCGVSYLGNSKECITSPFNSKSKKVSKVNTEFSNFKTVFIQGANPLSQMPDSLRVKESIGKVENIVYFGLYENETSEVADLVIPAKSFLHKSDIRTSYSHNVMSLMPKVIDSEIGISEYDLSAYLCEEFDIEIQAEEFYIKHFKSFATKNLDGSLHVENREEIPYKDGFNTDDSEFAFLEEYEAKTADDNKFYLITPKSTTSLNSQFKREKSIYIHSSLGFYEDEIISVTSTCGSLKLKVKYNNDLRTDCVLIYSGTKGVNNLTSSQHSFDGKCAIYQENMVELGGY; encoded by the coding sequence GTGAGTAATATTACAGCATGTCCACTAGACTGCTATGATGCGTGTGAAGTTGAGTATAAAAATGAAAAGTTGAGTGGACTTAAAGATAGGCATACACATGGTTTTTTATGCTCACATCTAAACCACTATGGTAAATATGAAACTATTGTAACGCCTAGATATAAAGGCAAAGAGATAACTATTAATGAGGCACTATCTAAATTAAAAGAGATAATAGGTGCTTATCAAAAAGATGAAATTTTGCACTATCGGGGTAGTGGAAGTTTTGCTTTGATGCAAGAGGTTACAGACCACTTTTTCGCCTCTTTTGGGGCTATCTTAACAGATGGCAGTCTCTGTGATGGAGCTGGCGAAGCTGGTATAATTGAGGGTCGTGGAAGTAATAAGAATATGCCACTCTCAGAGATAGCTAAGTCAGATGTAGTTATTTTTTGGGGTAGAAATCCACATGTAACCTCTTCTCATCTCTTGCCACTTATAAAAGATAAAACTATTATTGTTATTGACCCTATAAAAACTAAAATAGCAAAAGTTGCTGACTTACATGTACAGATAAAGCCACATAGTGATTTATACTTAGCAATTCTCCTTAGCCGTTTTTTACATATTGAAGGTGGTTGTGATACTGAGTTTTTAGAAGAATTTGCAAGTGAATATGAAGATTACTATGAGTTGACACAAACTATAAGAATAAAAGCTACATTAGATAAAATTGATGTAACTCTTGGACAAATAGGCAAGATTTTAGAGCTTGTAAGGAAAAAAAAAGTTGCTATAGTTTGTGGAGTAGGTGTTCAAAAGTATAGTGATGGTGCAGATATTATGAGGGCTATAGACGCATTTGCAGTTATGCTTGGACTATTTGGCAAAGATGGATGCGGTGTTTCTTACCTAGGTAATTCAAAAGAGTGCATAACTTCACCATTTAACTCTAAAAGTAAAAAGGTCTCAAAAGTAAATACTGAGTTTAGCAATTTTAAAACTGTTTTTATCCAAGGAGCAAATCCTCTATCTCAAATGCCTGACTCACTGAGAGTAAAAGAGTCTATCGGAAAAGTGGAAAATATTGTTTATTTTGGGCTTTATGAAAATGAGACAAGCGAAGTTGCAGACTTAGTTATACCTGCTAAGAGTTTTTTACATAAGAGTGATATTAGAACATCATACTCGCACAATGTAATGAGTCTAATGCCTAAGGTTATAGATAGTGAAATCGGAATAAGTGAATATGATTTGAGTGCCTATCTTTGTGAAGAGTTTGACATAGAGATACAAGCAGAAGAGTTTTATATCAAACATTTTAAAAGTTTTGCTACTAAGAACTTAGATGGCTCTTTACATGTAGAAAATAGAGAAGAAATTCCATATAAAGATGGTTTTAACACTGATGATAGTGAGTTTGCATTTTTAGAAGAGTATGAAGCTAAAACAGCAGATGATAATAAATTCTATCTTATTACTCCAAAAAGCACAACAAGTCTTAACTCTCAGTTTAAGCGTGAAAAGAGTATCTACATCCACAGCTCATTAGGCTTTTATGAAGATGAAATAATTTCAGTAACTTCTACATGTGGAAGTCTTAAACTAAAAGTTAAATATAATAACGACCTTCGTACCGATTGTGTGCTTATTTATAGTGGAACTAAAGGGGTTAATAATCTTACAAGTTCACAACACTCCTTTGATGGCAAGTGTGCAATTTATCAAGAAAACATGGTAGAATTGGGTGGATATTAG
- a CDS encoding HlyD family secretion protein — MKILIIMFLVFDILFAKVYYAKVEPFEIRNISSNVSGLVLYANEALVGSKLSSKPYIVIDDELNVKELNYLEDKLWSLREIIKVNESILNNLIKISDKKRENYNKVISLKFKSSVDKDREFYDLTASENLNLNTQKEINNLKVQITDIKLRKAQLERSIKDKNLGADGFILYEMLVKPGQVVGISTPLAKVADTSKAILTIYLDEPDILNAKEKILYMDGEKTSYKISRLLNIADSKNISKYMAQIVIKPPELFSKLVKVELKSE, encoded by the coding sequence GTGAAAATTTTAATAATTATGTTTCTAGTGTTTGATATTTTGTTTGCTAAAGTTTATTATGCAAAGGTTGAACCATTTGAGATAAGAAATATATCATCTAATGTATCTGGGCTTGTCTTGTATGCTAATGAAGCTCTTGTAGGCTCTAAATTGTCATCAAAGCCATATATAGTTATAGATGATGAACTAAATGTTAAAGAGTTGAATTATCTTGAAGATAAACTATGGTCTTTGAGAGAGATTATAAAAGTTAATGAAAGTATATTAAATAATCTTATTAAAATTTCAGATAAAAAAAGAGAAAATTATAACAAAGTTATATCTTTAAAATTTAAATCATCAGTTGATAAAGACAGAGAATTTTATGACTTAACAGCAAGTGAGAATCTTAATTTAAATACTCAAAAAGAGATAAACAATCTAAAAGTTCAAATAACAGATATTAAACTAAGAAAGGCTCAGCTTGAAAGAAGCATAAAAGATAAAAATTTAGGTGCTGATGGTTTTATTCTTTATGAGATGCTTGTTAAACCTGGTCAGGTTGTAGGCATTTCAACTCCTCTTGCAAAAGTAGCAGATACTTCAAAGGCAATACTTACTATATATCTTGATGAGCCAGATATTTTAAATGCAAAAGAAAAAATACTTTATATGGATGGTGAAAAAACTTCATACAAAATATCGAGACTTTTAAATATTGCAGACAGTAAAAATATATCAAAATATATGGCTCAAATTGTAATTAAACCTCCAGAACTATTCTCTAAGCTTGTTAAGGTTGAACTAAAAAGTGAGTAA
- a CDS encoding chemotaxis protein codes for MSVLDKVDAVTNLAKNNEVQLLVFRVSGSIDSAFYAINVFKTREVVESKNHFMTQIPSAHHLLEGTIVLRGLQIPILNLPLWLNINLTKEEIQKSNILICDFNGIVIGLRIMSAFRVIKKNWNEMHAPDSYRVGEDNVVINDTRLEDGSLCLVLDYEKLLADVVPQAMVNVLESPTNLQDLDIPAKLLNGTVLIAEDSKTAQKHLSQIFNNANIDIKLFNNGKLLIDYIDSLEEEDVSKIPAIITDIEMPEMSGFTVVKLLKSNKLTKNITVIVNSSMTGQNNKREAEVLGADGFIDKTKSHNVIPIIIESMIASGNI; via the coding sequence ATGTCTGTATTGGATAAAGTTGATGCGGTTACGAATTTAGCAAAAAACAATGAGGTTCAGCTTTTAGTATTTAGAGTGAGTGGTAGTATAGACTCAGCGTTTTATGCAATTAATGTTTTTAAAACACGTGAAGTAGTAGAATCAAAAAATCATTTTATGACTCAAATTCCATCTGCACATCATTTATTAGAGGGAACAATTGTTCTTCGCGGACTTCAAATACCTATATTAAATCTTCCTTTATGGCTCAATATAAATCTCACAAAAGAAGAAATACAAAAATCAAATATTCTTATTTGTGACTTTAATGGGATAGTAATTGGACTTAGAATAATGTCTGCATTTAGAGTTATTAAGAAAAACTGGAATGAAATGCATGCACCAGACAGCTATAGAGTTGGTGAAGACAATGTAGTTATTAATGATACCAGACTAGAAGACGGTAGTCTATGTCTTGTATTAGACTATGAAAAACTATTAGCTGATGTTGTGCCACAAGCCATGGTTAATGTTTTAGAGTCACCTACTAATCTTCAAGATTTAGATATACCTGCTAAACTTCTAAATGGAACTGTATTAATTGCTGAAGACTCTAAAACTGCACAAAAACATCTATCTCAAATATTTAATAATGCAAATATAGATATAAAATTATTTAATAATGGAAAACTGCTTATAGACTATATAGACTCGCTCGAAGAAGAAGATGTTTCAAAAATTCCAGCAATAATAACAGATATAGAGATGCCTGAAATGTCTGGATTTACAGTTGTTAAGCTTTTAAAAAGTAATAAACTGACAAAAAATATTACTGTAATAGTAAATAGCTCTATGACTGGACAAAATAATAAAAGAGAAGCAGAAGTACTAGGTGCTGATGGCTTTATTGACAAAACAAAGAGTCATAATGTTATACCAATAATAATAGAATCTATGATTGCAAGTGGAAATATATAG
- a CDS encoding sodium ion-translocating decarboxylase subunit beta, translated as MKFFVLKLLTLLMLLGFSNAYASSQAPSDGASSMHKDENYESKPFSEMVGGFLMSTGIVALVNPDPNELNSNGEKMSDFHKSWGRVIMIFVTFLLFYLAIKKGFEPLLLLPIAFGGLLANIPVANIAGAHGFLGVIYNMGLANEMFPILIFMGVGAMTDFGPLLSNPKTALLGGAAQFGIFGTLVGAVALSQAGFVDFTLQQASAISIIGGADGPTSIFIATKLAPELLGAIAVASYSYMAMVPIIQPPIMKALTNDAERRIKMTTLRHVSRLEKLVFPVMVLVLAILVLPESTPLIGAFMFGNFLKESGVVERLNDTLQNSLINTVTIFLGLGVGSKLAADQFLVPDTMFIMALGIIAFSVGTASGVIMAKIMNLFPGHKINPLIGSAGVSAVPMAARVSNKVGMEYDRSNMLLMHAMGPNVAGVIGSAVAAGVLISLFQ; from the coding sequence ATGAAGTTTTTTGTGTTAAAACTACTTACACTATTAATGCTTTTGGGCTTTAGTAATGCTTATGCTAGTTCTCAAGCTCCATCTGATGGAGCATCTTCAATGCATAAAGATGAGAATTATGAATCAAAGCCTTTTTCAGAGATGGTTGGAGGTTTTTTAATGTCAACAGGTATTGTTGCACTTGTTAATCCTGATCCTAATGAATTAAACTCAAATGGTGAAAAAATGAGTGATTTTCATAAGTCATGGGGTCGTGTTATAATGATTTTTGTAACATTTTTACTCTTTTATTTGGCAATTAAAAAAGGTTTTGAACCTCTTTTACTACTTCCAATTGCATTTGGTGGACTGCTAGCCAATATACCTGTTGCAAATATAGCAGGTGCTCACGGTTTCTTGGGCGTTATCTATAATATGGGATTAGCCAATGAGATGTTCCCAATACTTATATTTATGGGTGTTGGAGCAATGACAGACTTTGGTCCATTGTTATCAAACCCTAAAACAGCACTTTTAGGTGGAGCTGCACAATTTGGTATTTTTGGAACACTGGTTGGAGCAGTTGCACTGTCTCAAGCCGGTTTCGTTGACTTTACACTTCAGCAAGCTTCTGCAATATCTATTATTGGTGGGGCAGATGGTCCAACATCAATCTTTATTGCAACAAAACTTGCACCAGAGCTTCTTGGAGCTATTGCAGTTGCATCATATTCATATATGGCAATGGTACCAATTATTCAGCCTCCAATTATGAAAGCCTTAACAAATGATGCTGAAAGAAGAATCAAGATGACTACACTTCGTCATGTATCACGCTTAGAAAAATTGGTTTTTCCAGTAATGGTGCTAGTTTTAGCAATCTTAGTTCTTCCAGAATCAACACCACTTATTGGTGCATTTATGTTTGGTAACTTCTTAAAAGAATCAGGTGTTGTTGAGCGTCTTAACGATACTCTTCAAAACTCACTTATAAATACTGTAACTATTTTCTTAGGTCTTGGTGTTGGTTCTAAACTAGCAGCTGACCAGTTCTTAGTTCCAGATACTATGTTTATTATGGCTCTTGGTATTATTGCATTCTCTGTAGGTACTGCTTCTGGTGTAATTATGGCTAAAATTATGAACCTTTTCCCTGGACATAAGATTAACCCTCTTATTGGTTCAGCTGGGGTATCTGCTGTTCCTATGGCTGCTCGTGTATCAAATAAAGTTGGTATGGAGTATGACCGCTCAAACATGTTGTTAATGCATGCAATGGGTCCAAATGTTGCAGGTGTTATCGGTTCAGCTGTTGCAGCTGGTGTTCTTATCTCACTCTTTCAGTAA
- a CDS encoding biotin/lipoyl-containing protein — protein sequence MAKKFIDVMDTTFRDGFQSVFGGRVLMEDFFPAVAAAKTAGINHFEFGGGARFQSLYFYLREDAFEMMDKFREIVGPDANLQTLARGVNTVMLDTGSKELIDLHAKLFKKHGTTTIRNFDALNDVENLKYSGERITHHGLKHEIVVTMMDLPPGCHGAHTTEFYEKTLREILDSGIPYSSICFKDASGTSNPQKVFDTIKMARGLVPEGTHLRLHTHETAGVSVSAYMAALEAGVDGIDMAAAPVSGGTSQPDILTMLHATKGMDYDLGGLEIDKILTYEKELQHCLSDYFMPPEATMVSPMIPFSPMPGGALTANTQMMRDNGILDKFPEVIAAMTEVVEKGGYGTSVTPVSQFYFQQALNNVMQGPWNAIAPGYGRMVLGYFGKTPVAPDPEIVRIASEKLGLEPTTEKALDLANADETKSLANWINKLKEENLEITEENIFIAAACQEKGIAFLKGEGELNVRKVSNMKKEKGSTDMGNGNYTVVVDGQKFSVQVAEGDADIQVTAVNGESSAQAKSVPVSLGDGEDVKALLPGNVWKIVSNPGDTVTKDSVIMILESMKMEIDVIAPCDGVVKTINVNTNDKVVEGQLLAVVG from the coding sequence ATGGCTAAAAAATTTATAGATGTAATGGATACAACCTTTAGAGATGGATTCCAATCAGTTTTTGGCGGTCGTGTACTTATGGAAGATTTTTTTCCAGCAGTAGCAGCGGCAAAAACAGCTGGAATAAACCACTTTGAATTTGGTGGTGGTGCTAGATTTCAATCTCTATATTTTTACTTAAGAGAAGATGCGTTTGAAATGATGGACAAATTTCGTGAAATAGTTGGTCCTGATGCAAATCTTCAGACGCTTGCTCGTGGTGTAAATACAGTTATGCTTGATACTGGCTCTAAAGAACTTATTGATTTACACGCAAAGCTGTTTAAAAAACATGGAACAACAACAATCCGCAACTTTGATGCACTTAATGATGTTGAAAACCTTAAATACTCAGGTGAAAGAATTACTCATCATGGATTAAAGCATGAAATAGTAGTTACTATGATGGACTTACCTCCAGGATGTCATGGAGCACATACTACTGAATTTTATGAAAAAACTCTTCGTGAAATACTAGACAGTGGTATTCCATATAGTAGTATATGTTTTAAAGATGCATCTGGAACTTCTAATCCACAAAAAGTTTTTGACACGATTAAAATGGCTAGAGGTTTAGTTCCTGAAGGTACTCATCTTCGTCTTCATACACATGAGACTGCTGGTGTTTCTGTTTCCGCTTATATGGCTGCTTTAGAAGCTGGAGTAGATGGTATTGATATGGCCGCAGCACCTGTAAGTGGCGGAACAAGTCAACCTGATATATTAACTATGCTTCATGCTACTAAAGGTATGGACTATGATCTTGGTGGCTTAGAGATTGATAAAATTCTTACTTATGAAAAAGAGCTTCAGCACTGTTTATCAGATTATTTTATGCCACCTGAAGCTACAATGGTTTCTCCGATGATACCATTTTCTCCAATGCCGGGTGGTGCACTTACTGCAAATACTCAAATGATGCGTGATAATGGCATTTTGGATAAATTCCCTGAAGTTATCGCTGCAATGACAGAAGTTGTAGAAAAGGGAGGCTATGGAACATCCGTAACACCAGTTTCTCAGTTTTACTTTCAACAAGCACTAAACAATGTAATGCAAGGTCCATGGAATGCAATAGCTCCAGGTTATGGGAGAATGGTTCTTGGATATTTTGGTAAAACTCCAGTTGCTCCAGATCCAGAAATTGTAAGAATTGCTTCAGAAAAATTAGGTCTTGAGCCAACAACAGAGAAAGCTTTAGATTTGGCAAATGCTGATGAAACTAAATCATTAGCTAACTGGATAAACAAGTTAAAAGAAGAAAACCTTGAGATAACTGAAGAGAATATATTTATCGCAGCAGCTTGTCAAGAGAAAGGTATCGCATTCTTAAAAGGCGAAGGTGAACTTAATGTTCGTAAAGTATCAAATATGAAAAAAGAAAAAGGAAGTACAGATATGGGTAACGGTAATTATACAGTAGTAGTTGATGGTCAAAAGTTTAGTGTTCAAGTTGCAGAGGGTGATGCAGATATTCAAGTAACAGCAGTAAATGGCGAAAGTTCTGCTCAAGCAAAATCAGTACCAGTAAGCTTAGGTGATGGAGAAGATGTAAAAGCACTTCTTCCAGGTAACGTTTGGAAAATTGTTTCTAATCCGGGCGATACTGTAACTAAAGACAGTGTTATTATGATACTAGAGTCTATGAAAATGGAAATAGATGTAATTGCTCCTTGTGATGGAGTTGTAAAAACTATTAATGTTAATACAAATGACAAAGTAGTTGAAGGTCAACTATTAGCGGTAGTAGGATAG
- a CDS encoding OadG family protein, producing METNLVIEGFKFMGLGMGTVFSFLIIMIFAMNLMAKIVTRFFPEIQVSDKVAAATAVNAQNKTKKIAAAITAAIKHHRG from the coding sequence ATGGAGACCAACCTCGTAATAGAAGGCTTTAAATTTATGGGACTTGGAATGGGAACTGTCTTTTCGTTTCTGATTATTATGATATTTGCGATGAATTTAATGGCTAAAATTGTAACAAGATTTTTCCCTGAAATTCAAGTAAGTGATAAAGTAGCAGCAGCGACTGCAGTAAATGCTCAAAATAAAACTAAAAAAATTGCTGCAGCGATAACAGCAGCGATTAAACATCATAGAGGTTAA
- a CDS encoding DUF3817 domain-containing protein: MIKENVKRFGLINIIEGYSYIILVFIAMPMKYLLGLPVAVKVAGMTHGILFIIFCIFLLKAAKEAQWPFMNSVIFFIASLIPFGTFLTKSKIKTYE, translated from the coding sequence ATGATAAAAGAAAATGTTAAAAGATTTGGATTAATTAATATCATAGAGGGCTACTCATATATTATCTTAGTTTTCATTGCAATGCCTATGAAATATCTACTTGGGCTTCCTGTGGCCGTGAAAGTAGCTGGAATGACTCACGGAATTCTATTTATAATATTTTGTATATTTCTTTTAAAAGCAGCAAAAGAAGCACAATGGCCTTTTATGAACAGTGTTATATTCTTTATAGCTTCACTCATACCATTTGGAACATTTTTAACAAAGAGTAAAATTAAAACTTATGAATAA
- the htpG gene encoding molecular chaperone HtpG, translating to MAKHQFQTEANQILNLMIHSLYSNKEIFIRELVSNASDALDKLNMLVLTDEKYKEVTFSPRIDIVANKEAKTLTIKDSGIGMNEEDLMSHLGTIAKSGTKAFLENLTGDQKADSNLIGQFGVGFYACFMVADKVEVTTKKAGETQAFLWRSAGDGEFDIENTTMDGHGTTIVMHLKDDEDEFLESHRIETIIKKYSNHIPFAIFMDKEKFIPAVKDDDDKEIEPSRTDIENVQINRANALWTISKSEIKDDEYKDFYSSIAHSSEEPLTWMHNKAEGAIEYTTLFYIPSKAPMDMYRVDYQTGIKLYINRVFITDDEKELMPTYLRFLRGVIDSKDLPLNVSREILQSNAVMAKIKNSSVKKVLSELAKMSKKDAQKYEAFYAEFGNVLKEGLYSDMGNREKILELMKFNTINSEETVMIEDFIKNVDETKKEIYYITGKTSLSMLKNSPALERFKSRNIDVLVLNEEVDTIIFPMVTDYKEYKLVPVSDAKFEESEEEKKEEEEVAKTYEGLAKEFKDALGDMVKSVETTSDLTDSPVAIKIDKEDPSYMMAQMMKQMGQGGDVPAPAPILLINPKHELLIKLKDSADQNLINDAAHVLLDQAKLFDGQELSDTADFISRLNRIIAKAI from the coding sequence ATGGCAAAACATCAATTTCAAACAGAAGCAAATCAAATATTAAACTTAATGATTCACTCACTCTATTCAAATAAAGAAATTTTTATACGTGAGCTTGTTTCAAATGCTTCGGATGCACTTGACAAATTAAATATGTTAGTTTTAACAGATGAAAAATATAAGGAAGTTACTTTTTCACCTCGTATTGATATAGTTGCAAATAAAGAAGCTAAAACTTTAACTATTAAAGATTCTGGTATTGGTATGAACGAAGAGGACTTAATGAGTCATCTTGGAACTATTGCAAAGTCTGGTACTAAAGCATTTTTAGAAAATCTTACAGGTGATCAAAAAGCGGACTCTAACCTTATTGGTCAGTTTGGTGTTGGTTTTTACGCTTGTTTTATGGTTGCTGATAAAGTAGAAGTTACAACAAAAAAAGCTGGTGAGACACAAGCATTTTTATGGAGAAGTGCAGGAGATGGTGAATTTGATATAGAAAATACAACTATGGATGGTCATGGTACTACAATAGTAATGCACCTTAAGGATGATGAGGATGAGTTTTTAGAGTCACATAGAATTGAAACAATTATCAAAAAATATTCTAATCACATTCCATTTGCAATTTTTATGGACAAAGAGAAATTTATACCTGCAGTTAAAGATGATGATGATAAAGAGATTGAACCTTCAAGAACAGATATTGAAAATGTTCAAATCAACCGTGCTAATGCACTTTGGACTATCTCTAAATCTGAGATTAAAGATGATGAATATAAAGATTTTTATAGCTCAATTGCTCATTCATCAGAAGAGCCACTTACATGGATGCACAACAAAGCTGAAGGTGCTATAGAGTACACGACACTTTTTTATATCCCTTCTAAAGCACCAATGGATATGTATAGAGTTGATTATCAAACAGGGATAAAACTCTATATTAACCGTGTATTTATTACAGATGATGAAAAAGAGTTAATGCCAACTTATTTAAGATTCTTACGTGGTGTAATTGACTCTAAGGATTTACCACTTAATGTATCTCGAGAGATTTTACAATCAAATGCTGTGATGGCAAAAATTAAAAATTCATCTGTTAAAAAAGTACTTTCAGAACTTGCTAAAATGTCTAAAAAAGATGCACAGAAGTATGAAGCATTCTATGCTGAGTTTGGTAATGTTTTAAAAGAGGGTCTTTACAGTGATATGGGTAACCGAGAGAAGATTCTAGAGCTTATGAAGTTTAACACTATAAATTCTGAAGAAACTGTGATGATAGAGGATTTCATTAAAAACGTAGATGAAACAAAAAAAGAGATTTACTATATTACTGGTAAAACTTCTTTGTCTATGTTGAAAAATTCTCCAGCTTTAGAGAGATTTAAGTCTCGTAATATTGATGTTCTAGTGTTAAATGAAGAGGTTGATACTATTATTTTCCCAATGGTAACTGATTATAAAGAGTATAAACTTGTTCCTGTTTCAGATGCAAAATTTGAAGAGAGTGAAGAGGAGAAAAAAGAAGAAGAAGAAGTAGCAAAAACTTATGAAGGTTTAGCTAAAGAGTTTAAAGATGCACTAGGCGATATGGTAAAATCAGTTGAGACTACTTCTGATTTGACTGACTCACCTGTTGCAATAAAAATAGATAAAGAAGACCCATCTTATATGATGGCTCAAATGATGAAACAGATGGGTCAAGGCGGTGATGTACCAGCTCCTGCTCCTATTTTACTTATAAATCCCAAGCATGAGCTTTTAATAAAATTAAAAGATTCTGCAGATCAAAACTTAATTAATGATGCTGCTCATGTACTACTAGATCAAGCAAAACTTTTTGATGGTCAAGAGCTGTCTGATACAGCTGATTTTATCTCAAGACTAAATAGAATTATCGCCAAAGCAATATAG
- a CDS encoding NYN domain-containing protein encodes MKKQHNHNIAMFIDCDNVSSKYIESIFEDLSQYGTVNIRRAYGDWKDKKLFGWENVLQDYNIKPIQQFAYTKGKNATDIAMIIDIMDILYSKDLEAIVLITSDSDFTPIVTRILSDGLTVYGYGESKTPMPFVNACSQFIYVEKLSGLQNDKTVYDSAKNHNDNNITNYVGSNYDIRKDYKLINLIKQGVEITADEQGWADVKDISMYIRKNSSFSQINYGFKKMGDLIKALDLFDMEYFGERKTQLMIRIRDKWNK; translated from the coding sequence ATGAAAAAACAGCACAACCACAACATCGCAATGTTTATAGATTGTGATAATGTGAGTTCAAAGTATATAGAAAGTATATTTGAAGATTTATCACAGTACGGAACCGTAAATATTAGAAGAGCCTACGGAGACTGGAAAGACAAAAAACTTTTTGGGTGGGAAAATGTTTTACAAGATTACAATATTAAACCTATTCAGCAATTTGCTTACACAAAAGGGAAGAACGCAACAGATATAGCTATGATAATTGATATTATGGATATCTTATACTCTAAAGACCTCGAAGCTATCGTTTTAATAACAAGTGACAGTGATTTTACTCCTATTGTTACAAGAATATTATCTGATGGATTAACAGTTTATGGATATGGAGAGTCAAAAACTCCAATGCCTTTTGTAAATGCATGTTCTCAATTCATTTATGTAGAAAAATTAAGTGGTTTACAGAATGATAAAACAGTATATGATAGTGCTAAAAATCACAATGATAACAATATTACTAACTATGTTGGAAGCAACTATGATATACGAAAAGACTATAAGCTCATTAATTTAATTAAACAAGGTGTTGAAATAACAGCAGATGAACAGGGGTGGGCAGATGTTAAAGACATCTCTATGTATATAAGAAAAAACTCTTCTTTCTCACAAATTAACTATGGGTTTAAAAAGATGGGCGACCTTATCAAGGCGTTGGACTTGTTTGATATGGAATACTTTGGAGAAAGAAAAACTCAACTTATGATAAGAATAAGAGACAAGTGGAATAAATAA